Part of the Streptomyces sp. NBC_01460 genome, ACCGTCGTGCGGCTGAGACGGGTCGGGCTCCCGCGCGGGCTGGCGACCGCGGTGACCGCGGTGCTCGGCTTCGTCGTCATGGGCCTGGTCGGCTGGTTCGTCGTCTGGCAGGTGATGGACAACCTGGACACGCTGTCCGACCGGGTGCGGGACGGGATCGACGAGCTCAAGCGCTGGCTCCTGGACAGCCCCTTCCACGTCACCGAGTCACAGATCAACGACATCGCGAAGAACCTCAGCGACACGATCGGCACCAACACCGAGGAGATCACCTCCGCCGGGCTCCAGGGCGTCACCGTGATGGTGGAGTTCCTCACCGGGCTGCTGCTGGCGATGTTCTCGACGCTGTTCCTGCTCTACGACGGGAAGCGCATCTGGCAGTGGGTGCTCAAGCTGGTGCCCTCGCAGGCCCGGCCGGGTGTCGCGGGCGCCGGACCGCGCGCCTGGCGCACCCTCACCGCCTATGTCCGGGGCACGGTGATCGTGGCCCTGATCGACGCGATCTTCATCGGGCTCGGGATCTACTTCCTCGACGTGCCCATGGCGGTCCCGCTCGCCGTCTTCATCTTCCTCTTCGCCTTCATCCCCCTGGTCGGCGCCGTGGTCTCGGGTGCCCTCGCGGTGGTCGTCGCGCTCGTCACCCAGGGCGTGTTCACGGCTCTGATGGTGCTGATCGTGGTGCTCGCGGTGCAGCAGATCGAGGGCCACATCCTGCAGCCGTTCATCCTCGGCCGGGCCGTACGCGTCCACCCGCTGGCCGTGGTGCTCTCGGTCGCGGCCGGCGGTATGGTCGCCGGCATCGGCGGTGCGGTGGTCGCCGTGCCCCTGGTCGCCGTGACCAACACGGTGGTCGGCTATCTGCGCTCGTACGGGCAGGGACAGGCCGTGCCCGACGGGCCGGGGCCCCACGGGGCCACGGCGATCTCCTTCGCCCCGACGCCACCGCCCGTCACCCGGTCCCACGCCGACGACGACGCCGCCGGCCCCGCGGACGAGGACGGCCGCTCCGACGGGACCGACACGCCGGACGACCAGAAGCAGTAGTTCCCCCCGCTCCCTGACACCGGGGCGGACATGAAGAAAGGCCCCGAGGACGGTCGGTCGTCCTCGGGGCCCTTCTCGTACAAGGTACTGCGGGTCACTGCTCGGCGAGCACGGCCTCGGCCTCGAGGGTCACGCCGACCGCCTGGATCACCGAAGCGATCTTGACGGCTTCCTGGATCGTCTCACGGTCGACGCCGGCCTTGCGCAGCACCTGCTCGTGGGAGTCCAGGCACTGGCCGCAGCCGTTGATCGCGGAGACGGCGAGCGACCACAGCTCGAAGTCGACCTTCTCCACGCCCGGCTTGCCGATGACGTTCATCCGCAGGCCCGCACGGAGGTTCCCGTACTCGGGGTCCGACAGCAGGTGCCGGGTGCGGTAGAAGACGTTGTTCATCGCCATGATCGCCGCGGCCGACTTCGCCGCGGTGTACGCCTCGGCGGAGAGGTTGGCCTTGGCCTCCGGCTCCAGCTCGCGCAGCACCTTCGGCGAGCGCGAGGCGATCGCGCAGGCCAGGACGGTGCCCCACAGCTGCTGCTGGGGGAGCTCGCTGTTGCCGATGACCGAACCGAGGTTCAGCTTCAGGTCCTTGGCGAAGTCCGGTATGGCGGACTTCAGTTCATCGAGTGCCATGTCGTATCAGCTCACTCGCCCGAGAGGAGCGCGACCGGGTCGAGGGTGTTCTCGCCCTTGGTCCAGTTGCAGGGGCACAGCTCGTCGGTCTGCAGGGCGTCGAGGACCCGGAGGACCTCCTTGGGGTTACGGCCCACGGAACCGGCGGTCACCATCGTGAACTGGATCTCGTTGTTCTGGTCGACGATGAAGACGGCGCGCTGGGCGAAGCCGTCCTCGCCCTCGATGCCGAGGTCACGCATGAGCTCGTGCTTCGAGTCGGCCAGCATCGGGAAGGGCAGGTCGGTCAGGTCCGGGTGGTCCTTGCGCCAGGCGTGGTGCACGAACTCGGAGTCGCCGGAGAAGCCGAGGACCTGCGCGTCACGGTCGGCGAACTCGTCGTTCAGCTTGCCGAAGGCGGCGATCTCGGTGGGGCACACGAAGGTGAAGTCCTTCGGCCACGCGAAGACGATCTTCCACTGACCCTCGTAGGTCTTGTGGTTGATCTGCTCGAACTCCTTGCCGCTCTCCAGCGACACACAAGCGGTCAGGTCGAACTCGGGGAACTTGTCACCGACAGTGAGCACGCGCACTCCTTGCTGCGTAGGAAATCCCCTTTTGAGGGCGTTCCTGGGGGTTGGACGGTTCCCACTCTGGCACAGAGTGCATTGATCGCGGAAATAGCTACACTCGGTCGGGATGATCGGAGGTGCCTATCAGTGGCGTATGTAAATCAGGCTATTAGGGTCAAGCAGCCCAGCCTCTCGCAGCTGCGCGCCTTCGCGGCCGTGGCGGAACATCTGCACTTCCGGGACGCGGCGGCAGCAATCGGGATGAGTCAGCCGGCACTCTCCGGAGCCGTGTCCGCGCTGGAGGTGGCACTCGGTGTCCAGCTCATCGAGCGTACGACGCGCAAGGTGCTGCTCTCGCCCGCGGGGGAGCGTCTCGCGGTGCGGAGCCGGGCGGTGCTGGAGGCGCTCGGCGAGCTGATGGAGGAGGCCGAGGCGGTGCGCGCGCCGTTCACCGGGATACTCAGGCTCGGCGTGATCCCGACCGTCGCGCCGTATCTGCTGCCGGCGGTCCTCAGGCTCGTCCATGAGCGCTATCCGGACCTGGACCTCCAGGTCCACGAGGAGCAGACCTCCTCGCTGCTGGACGGGCTGGCCGCCGGCCGGCTGGACCTGCTGCTGCTCGCCGTGCCGCTCGGGGTGCCAGGCGTCACGGAACTGCCGCTGTTCGACGAGGACTTCGTGCTGGTCATGGAGAAGGAGCACCGCCTCGCCGGGACGACCGGACTGCCGCGCGAGACGCTGCGGGACCTGCCGTTGCTGCTGCTCGACGAGGGGCACTGCCTGCGCGACCAGGCGCTGGACATCTGCCGGGAGGCGGGGCGCACCGAGGGGGCGCCGGTGACGACGACCGCGGCGGGGCTCTCCACCCTGGTGCAGCTCGTCGCGGGTGGGCTCGGGGTGACGCTGCTGCCCCGTACGGCGGTGACCGTGGAGACCGGACGCAACGAGGCGCTGTCCACCGGCTGCTTCACGGACCCGGCGCCCTCGCGGCGGGTCGCGCTGGCCGTGCGGACGGGCTCGGCGCGGCAGGAGGAGTTCGAGGAGCTCGCGGCCGCGCTGCGCGCCGCGCTGGGAGCGCTGCCCGTGCGGGTGTACGCGGACGGGTGAGCCCGCTCGGCGCCGGGTGTACGGGAGGGGTGGGCCCGCTCGGCTCGAAGGGGCGGGTCCGCGCGGCGCCGGACCCACCCCTCCCGCCGTCACTCCGTACGCAGCCCGTCCGGGCGCATCATGCGCCACAGCAGGGGCAGCGAGAGCAGCGTCACGGCCACGACGAGCGCCCCGCCCGCGCCCGCCAGCGGCAGGAACACCCACCACCGCGTCACCGTCTTGGCCAGCATCCAGGTCATGACGGCGCCGAGCGCGACGCCACCCGCCACCGCGACCAGGAGGCTGACGGCCACGGGGACCGCCGTCTGCCAGAGCACCGACCAGCCGAGCGTGGAACGCCTGGTGCCGAAGGCGACCAGGACCGACAGCAGCCGCCTGCGCTCCCGGAGCTGCTCCAGCTGGGACACCAGCATCGACGCGGCGATCAGCAGCAGCGTCACCAGCGCGCCGAACCGCAGCCCCGTCTGCACACTGGCGTACTGGCGGTCGCGGGTCATCGACGTCAGGGCGGCGACCCGCATGCCCGGGTCGATCCTGGCGGCGGTGTTCCGCACGTACTCGGCGACGTCCTCGACGCCGTCGTCCACCTTGATCTGCGCGACGGTCTGGGCGTCCGGCAGCGTGCGCGGGTCGACGGCTCCGACCGTCGCCATGATGCCCCAGTGCTCCTCGCCGAGCGGGTCGGGTGCGGCGGTGACGGTCCGGGCGTCCGCGGGCAGGGTCCAGAGCAGCCTCTTGCCGCCCGGCGGCAGCTCGGCACCGGAGTCGAGCTCGACCTCCTGGCCCTTGCGTGCCGTCTCGTCGACCCAGTCGCTCATCTCCTTGTCG contains:
- a CDS encoding alkyl hydroperoxide reductase — protein: MALDELKSAIPDFAKDLKLNLGSVIGNSELPQQQLWGTVLACAIASRSPKVLRELEPEAKANLSAEAYTAAKSAAAIMAMNNVFYRTRHLLSDPEYGNLRAGLRMNVIGKPGVEKVDFELWSLAVSAINGCGQCLDSHEQVLRKAGVDRETIQEAVKIASVIQAVGVTLEAEAVLAEQ
- a CDS encoding AI-2E family transporter; protein product: MSKLPGWLGRLGAELTEIGARLEERRAEDERRADADVTSGSSSTLSTVAAEQVPRPPTYAPSVAAKPEPVAAIPWGMRVAAEAGWRLLVLAGTLWVLMRIISAVQLVVLAFVAALLVTAMLQPTVVRLRRVGLPRGLATAVTAVLGFVVMGLVGWFVVWQVMDNLDTLSDRVRDGIDELKRWLLDSPFHVTESQINDIAKNLSDTIGTNTEEITSAGLQGVTVMVEFLTGLLLAMFSTLFLLYDGKRIWQWVLKLVPSQARPGVAGAGPRAWRTLTAYVRGTVIVALIDAIFIGLGIYFLDVPMAVPLAVFIFLFAFIPLVGAVVSGALAVVVALVTQGVFTALMVLIVVLAVQQIEGHILQPFILGRAVRVHPLAVVLSVAAGGMVAGIGGAVVAVPLVAVTNTVVGYLRSYGQGQAVPDGPGPHGATAISFAPTPPPVTRSHADDDAAGPADEDGRSDGTDTPDDQKQ
- a CDS encoding peroxiredoxin, with the protein product MLTVGDKFPEFDLTACVSLESGKEFEQINHKTYEGQWKIVFAWPKDFTFVCPTEIAAFGKLNDEFADRDAQVLGFSGDSEFVHHAWRKDHPDLTDLPFPMLADSKHELMRDLGIEGEDGFAQRAVFIVDQNNEIQFTMVTAGSVGRNPKEVLRVLDALQTDELCPCNWTKGENTLDPVALLSGE
- a CDS encoding hydrogen peroxide-inducible genes activator, whose protein sequence is MAYVNQAIRVKQPSLSQLRAFAAVAEHLHFRDAAAAIGMSQPALSGAVSALEVALGVQLIERTTRKVLLSPAGERLAVRSRAVLEALGELMEEAEAVRAPFTGILRLGVIPTVAPYLLPAVLRLVHERYPDLDLQVHEEQTSSLLDGLAAGRLDLLLLAVPLGVPGVTELPLFDEDFVLVMEKEHRLAGTTGLPRETLRDLPLLLLDEGHCLRDQALDICREAGRTEGAPVTTTAAGLSTLVQLVAGGLGVTLLPRTAVTVETGRNEALSTGCFTDPAPSRRVALAVRTGSARQEEFEELAAALRAALGALPVRVYADG